The sequence TGAAGGTAAGTGCATTATGTGCACTTGCTAGGTCGTTGACTCGGGCTACTCTACATGCTCTCTTAGTACACAACGTGGTCTCAGCCTTGCCTCAGATCTACATTGTGTTTCGGAAAACATTGAAATAGTCTACGAAAACAGAAAATTTGACTTTAGTTTTTGAAGTTAAGGAGCCAGTCATTTGCAGATTGCTAAAACACACTGAACATTGCAACACTAAAATCATATGGTGCTTTTGAAGTTCTGGACATATACATGCATATTTGTATCAGGCTCTACATTGATCAGCCTATCGGGGCTCACTTGTTTGTAATGTACACTTCCAACACTTTATTAGAAGGACATGTCAACTTTCTATTCTTAGCTTAATTTATGATGTCTATTTGAACCAGCACTTCTTTCTCCTATACCTTTCAAATGCTGATCGAAGCCTATCAGTAGGTTTCGATGGCAGTTTTTGGACACTCGACAACATAGGTTTCTGTTGTTTATCAGGCCTAAATATCAGCTAGGAATTTCAAGAATCTCCGATGTGATACACATAATATGAAGACTGTCAGGAATAGGCAGATATGCAACTCAGTAATTTATGTTGTTAGTTAGTCCAGTTGAGTGATCTGATGCTTCGAATTACATAGGTCCACTTAGTTACTTATTGACTTATATCAACACAGTGATCACCTAGATTCCAGCCAGGTATCCTAAACCCTTCGACGTGACTCAGTCCGgttgtcaatgacttcacaGCAGTATGCTACGCCTTGTTGTGTTGGACCTTAGCTTTCTTTCAGTCTACTCTTGCACCAGATAACATCACTGACCGAGGTAGGTGGTGGTTAGGTATACGTAAAATGTGTCGCAACCACCTCAGTCGATGGAATTTCACTACCATCAATGGGTTTGCCATCTGACCTGGTAGCCTACACATAACCTCAAGATTGTTCAGTCGGTTATTTCAAAATACATGGGCGATACTTCGAAAACACCTATGGTCAAGTACTAGTAACCTAGAAATATCTTGTGTTCTTAGTGACCATGTCTCACACCAATTAAGCAACACAATGGAGTGCTATGGGTTAATCTGGTCCTTAAGTTGGCAGATAAATATCTCGTCTAGGCGACAAGGGACTCAAATCGATAAGGACCAATGGAGGATTTTGAATCGTAGACACGACAGTCGAGCAATCAGTCCAAATATTTCTGAAACCCGTCTGCTTGCTGTATAAACTATGCATATGCTACATATTTGAAGGTGAATGTAGATAATTGAATTTATGTTTCAGTTTTAGGAACAAATCCGAGGATGGATCAGTTGTACTCTTTTGTTTCCGTATGTTTTCTTTGTCCGTACATGTGGATTGTTGTTGCTGTCGGTGCATTGTATATTATCAAGAGAGAATACTTCGGTCATTGCGAGTGTACTCTTGAGGATCGTTTGGATGGTAAAACAGTTATTGTTACGGGATGCAATACTGGTATTGGATTAGAAACAGTCAATGAGTTGGCTCATCGTGGGGCCCGTGTTATAATGGCATGCAGAGATCTAAGGAAGTGCGAATTAGCTCGACAGGAGCTTCTGACTAGAACTTGTAATGAGAAGCCATCGGTACTCAGTGTTCATTTGGAACCAGATCAAGTATGTTACTTTTAATTGTTTTACCAACGTGATGTGTTTTTTCCATGGTTATCATGCTCAGATGAAATTAGATGGAGCAAGATCCAAACCTGTTATGTATTGTCTGGAATGCGGGTGCTTAAACCACTATTTCACCGCTCCACTACCATCTTCAGTGACTCGCTAGTTTTTATTTAGTCGATGTTATTTGTTGTTTAAAGTTGCTTGCTGAAAGATTGTGATTGAGACGTGAGTAACCTTTGTAATTATTATCTCGTTTTCAATAGCTTATCTGTGAAGAGTTGGATCTGGAGTCACCAAGATCTATTCGAGAGTTTGCGAATCGTATCATTAGTAGAGAAAAATCAATTCCTATCTTAATTAATAATGCTGGGGCAGATTTTCCGGAGAAGATTTACGATGAGCTTGGGATTGAGAAACACTTGAAAGTGAATCATCTGGGTCATTTTCTGCTTACTAAATTATTAAAGCCGTGTTTGAAAGCCTCTGATGGAGAACCTTGTCGTGTAATTATTCTCTCATCTTTGTTACATTGGTTTGCTAAATTACACCCGAATAGCGGGTTTTTGTCAGGTGTAGGCTCTGGTTATGCTATTAGCAAGCTGATGAATGTGATTCATGCGCGTGAGATTTGCAAACGCTGGTCTGAGGATGGAATTATTTCAGTCAGCGTTCATCCAGGCTTAGTGAGAACATCCATTTTTCGTTCATGCAAAGGGAAATATGTGAGTTGATGTTTGTACTATTTGTTAAATCCAGTGTTTTTCCTTTGGTTATAAAGCGAACTTGTTCTAGTTTGTGCATACCGTGTATGTTTACCTGATGTCTGTCTTTTTGGTTATGTTGACCCAAATGTGTATTACACAAGTATTCCATATTTTACGGAAACAATCTCAACACAAACGCTCTTTTAAGGTGCAGTTAACTGATCTTCGCTACGAGGTGCACTCTAATATTACGAAATCTGACGAAGACTACTACCGAACCGTTGATGATGACGTTGACTTCAACTCTGTCTGTGCAGTTAGCATAgtaatagtaaataaatatagtTACCCAAGAAGGGAAGTATGACGAAATGATCACCACTAGAGAAGGATTAAGTAATGAGTTTGTAAGTGATATTTACACAGATTGAAGAGTTGTATCTGAATTATTTCGACCGATGTTTTCTAAAAACCGTCGAATATGAAGGGAATTCCTACTTCTTCATGATTGTGAGTGTTTTCAGGAATTCTCAAAATTTGTGGAATAGACACTTTGATTTAGTTCGAGCTATTAGCCTCCCTGTGAATCCAGAATGCTCGTGTAATTACAACCTAAGGAATCAGTTCCATCAAATTCTCCGTTTGTTGTGTGCATTGCTAGAAAAAGTACTATTCCTAAATGATGCGAAAAGCCATTTCATTTCATGTGAAGTCTGTTATTCCTTATGTTTGAGACAAAGCTCTATAGGtctcatcaaaattatcgactATCGTGCATCATAAGTTCTAGAAGAAATGTTATGGTGGTGCGATGATACCCAAACTATAAAAatcgcacttaatcagttgacgACCAATGTTCTTAGGTACGACATGTGCGTGGGCCTTTTAGATACGAAGTACTTTTGAAAGACTGACAGAAGCCTGTTCCCACACTTGCTGTTTGTGGTGAACTCTTAGAAGTGTTTGAAAAGTTCATGGTCGGTGTTTGGGTGTTGGTGGTAGTGTGGCTGATGAGATCAATCTACGAATATTAGAACTCGAAGTGGTTTACGTCAATCTGGGCCGTCTTTGTGTTAAGAGGTCATCATATATGAGTCAAGAGAGACATCAGCGGGGATCTTGCTATAATTTTCTTTTACACTGCAGAACGTGAGCGGAACTTCGTCACCGGAAATAATTCGTTCTAATTGTAATTTGTTAAATTGATCCGTCTCTCCTATCATGATTTATTTTCCTTCACTCCTATTTATTTGATTGGTCATACTTCCTTTCGTTTTTTACTTCGCAATCTTATCTGTGTAACGCACATCTACTTTGGTGGTCatttgtaacaatatttatgtatttgaataaataGTGATGTAAATGAAGTTGTTGAAATGTATATACGTGGTTGATTTGTTTCTGCGTACTTGTGTGCATGCATCTACCAGATTATCGTAGAATGTAGGACGGTATTTCGGAACTGTTACAGCGAAGTTGTTTTCGTCGATTTTACGGATTAATATTTGGTGAAATGCATTTGTTTGAGAGGAGTTATACTGTATTGATGCGCATTTGTAAACTAGTCAGCTTTTACCGTTTGATtaagatttgttttaattttagttTTTAGTCTACTATTTATTTCGATGGTTGACAAAAACATCTCGTGAAGGTGCTCAGACTACAGTATTTTGTGCCCTTGATAAAAATCTGATTCCTGGTGCATTTTATTCTGAGTGTCGACCACGTAGGTGTAATTCTCAAGCATTAAATGACGAAATTTGCAATCATGTGTGGAAAACTTCGGAAGCGCTTATTGACGAGTGGGAATCATTTGGTCAGAAGtagaatttgaaaatatttgttattaCTAAGTGCTGTGTTAAATTAATGACATGTAAATGCCACTGAGCTCATAAATTTTCGTCTTGCTTATGTGaaacaataaaacattttctgGACTCTTTTTGTTCATTTTGCTTGAATGACTGACATTCCACAGTAATTTATATAAGTCGCTTTTGACTGTACACAGTTTTCGTTCCATACGCTATGAACTACTGTCAATGAAATCTCTTCTGTCGGAATGGAAAGCTGTTTTTGATAGATAGACCGGAAGAACAGCATAGAGTGACTGTGAAAATAGTTCTCCAGTTTTTGCGATGGCATCTACTGGTGCACGGTTTACATCTGTGAATAAATGTGAGGATCTCTACCATAGAATGGGAAATGGTATTATCTATCAAAGATCgagcagtcagtcagctacaacgtaggatcaggcacatatatgtatcagTCCAGTTTGCCATACATCATTAgcgcaacaagatgaacaccgaattcatagaagtatttAATTCaatggtgataatatataacagaaagattgtgtatcaggatatagtacagaaagaaggaattagtttgtagaaagaaagatataaggcaatttttaatctcatagtttaaaggAAGACGGGGAGtttatacacctacgccattatgACCGATCCTGAGACATGTCACTCAGattctccaaccattggttacgatagtccaGTATGGATTGTATATTAGATGTGCATTATAGATTATTCATAAATACCGTAGTCCCACTCGATTCAATTGTTAATATTCAAATGTTTAGACGATACTGTTGACGAAAGTGGTTTTCTCATTTTCTGCTCCTCACTACAACCCCAATGAGATATTTTGTTACATGTTTCATGGAACGAAAGGAAGAAAGAATCCAAATATTTATCATGTTGAATGTTGTATTTTCCAATCGGCTGATACGTAACAATTTTTGATATGAAATCGGTATGCCACTCTTGTGATCAGTTTTACTTGAGTGGGAGATGCTATTCGAAGGATGTGGTAGTGCTTGATCGGCGCTTAATTAGTTCAGTGTATCCCTCCTGAATTTTGTGTGAACCCTAGTGTATATGTAAGACAGGAATTAAATTGTCATTTTGAATCCCAGGTGCTTATCTGGACATGTTTAATCTTAAGCCTCACTGAGTTCTTGACTGGATTTCACAAGTTAAAATGATGACATCAGAGTTTAGAGTGGTGATCAAAGTATACTGTAATGTGTTTTAGCTTACACATTTGCTTTATATATAAAAGTGTTTGGAGTAAACAGAACTCACATTTCCTGCTTGCTTATATTACTATGTTTCACTGATACGGACCGAAATGCCGTCTAGTGAATGCAAATTTTGATGACCTAACCAAATTCGAATCGCCACAAAAGGATGAAACACACCGAGTGTTCCTGTGTTCAAGAGATGTTTAGTAATTGTGGTGTTTAAAGTGGTTCTTTCTGTTGTTTGAAGGCTTTTTGTGACATATTCAGAAAATCGGATGTATACCTTCTTTTTTTTCGCCCAATGTAGCTGCTTTGACAGGTCCTTTTAAATTTCTAGACATAATCATTGTCTTTACATCTTGATCATACCCTCTTTGTTTATCGACGGGGGAGTTGAGGTTCCTATTCGTATAACACAATAAaagcataataatagtgatgTGGCTTTCCTAATGATTTTCTCCTTTAATCTCAACCACAGTACATAGCTTATAGTGTAGATAATATCTAACGAGTTTGTGCAGTTGTACTGTTCGCTGCAAGCGGTAATTGCTTGTAAAACATTACTTCCACTGCATTGACAGTGTCCTACATTTTCCTCAGTTGGTTCAGTTATGGTTATTAGAGTACGTTTGAAAAGATTTGGGAATTTCTGTTGCATAGACTGTACTTAATACTATTATTTTTTCTTGAAGTCTTTGGATTCATCCAGGTTTTCAAAAATGGGTCGTGTTTTCCTTTAGGAAACCTACGAAATTTCTGTGATTCCATCTAAATGAATgagaattaaaatgaatttattttccaTAATCCATTTGTTGTAATAATGTGTATTTTTTGAACTGAATTAGTTAAATTACGTCAATCGACATGTTTGATCTAGTTAGTGAGAATAGATCTGTAGAAAACTTTGATGGTTTTAGTGTTTGAATCTGTAAAGCTAATGGTGTAAAACATTTAAACATGACGTTATATGATTGTCCACAGTGTATGCAAAATGTTTCTATGGATAGCTGTGTGAGACCTAATGAAGATATGAAAACATATACTTTTATTGTGAGTCGACTATTCTCATGATTGTCTGTAGCTATGTTTCGTTAAACTGCATGGTCTTGTTAGTTTAATTATAACTTTCTAGTGCAAAACTGCGTATCGTGAAATTCTATCGGTTTATTTTATTCCCGAACGATCCTATTGTCATTTAGGATCAGATTCACGTCTTCGTTGACAAATGTTTTCATCAACAATTAACTGTGATAACGTGGTTCCGAGAAGTAATTTATAAAGTAAATTTCTGGTGAATAGAAACCACGAAATTCAAACTTTGCTCTGTAAAtgat is a genomic window of Schistosoma mansoni, WGS project CABG00000000 data, supercontig 0149, strain Puerto Rico, whole genome shotgun sequence containing:
- a CDS encoding short chain dehydrogenase,putative, which translates into the protein MDQLYSFVSVCFLCPYMWIVVAVGALYIIKREYFGHCECTLEDRLDGKTVIVTGCNTGIGLETVNELAHRGARVIMACRDLRKCELARQELLTRTCNEKPSVLSVHLEPDQLICEELDLESPRSIREFANRIISREKSIPILINNAGADFPEKIYDELGIEKHLKVNHLGHFLLTKLLKPCLKASDGEPCRVIILSSLLHWFAKLHPNSGFLSGVGSGYAISKLMNVIHAREICKRWSEDGIISVSVHPGLVRTSIFRSCKGKYFLVYYLFRWLTKTSREGAQTTVFCALDKNLIPGAFYSECRPRRCNSQALNDEICNHVWKTSEALIDEWESFGQK